The window AACGATAACCTGGCATGGCGTATTGAAGGTGGCGTCCAGCGTGGTTGGGAAGAAGACTATACTGAAATGTTTGCTAACATCGGCTTACAGTGGTTCTTTGGTGGTCGTGACGCAAGCCCTGAGCCGCGCCCAAGACCAGAACCACAAAAAGTGGCACCGGAACCAAAACCAGAACCGAAGCCAGTTGATTCAGATGGTGACGGTGTCATTGATGCAAATGACAAGTGTGCGAATACGCCAAAAGACTACTCGGTTGACGAAGATGGTTGCATCTTATACGAGAATGAAACCATTACCGAAGAGCTGTTGGTTGAGTTCGACCTGAACTCGTCAAAGATTCGTGATAATGCCTATGACGATATTGAAGAGATGGCGGAGTTCATGAAAGAGCATCCACAGCTGGATATCACTATTCATGGCCACACTGACAGTACCGGCAAAGCAGAATACAACCAGTGGTTGTCAGAGAAGCGGGCTAAGTCAGTTGCTGATGCATTAGTTAATCGCTATGGCATTGAGCGTAGCCGCGTAGATTCAAAAGGTCATGGTGAATCACAGCCGAAAGTACGTGAAAACAGTGCCGCTGACCGTCAGGCGAATCGTCGTATCGAAGCCGTCTTAAAAGTCGTCAACCGCGTACCGAAAGAGCGTAAATAGTACGTTGTATTGATAGGCTGAAACAGCGATAATATCGCACGAGATATCAACAGGCCTGATTATTCAGGCCTGTTTTTTTGGTGTTAGCTGTTATCAATGGTTTAGGTACGGATGAGTCATTTTAAAAGTGCGGAAGAAGCTGCTGCGGCAGGGAAGTATGTAAGAACTGTGCGTAGCTTTGTTAAGCGCGAGGGACGTTTAACAAAAGGTCAGGCGGGAGCCATAGAACGACAGTGGCCTAAAATGGGTCTGTCATTGGCCGGCGGAATGCTGAGTTTTAAGGACGTTTTTAACCGCGAAGCCCCTGTTACTCTGGAAATAGGTTTTGGCATGGGTCACTCGTTAGTTGCAATGGCTGAGACTGATCCTGAACGCAATTTTATTGGCATCGAAGTCCACGAACCTGGCGTTGGCGCGTGTTTAATGGCTGCTGAAGAAGCGGGATTGAGTAATTTGCGTGTTTTTCATGAAGACGCCGTAGAGGTTCTCAAGCAGTGTGTGCCTGACAAAAGCCTTAACTGTGTGCAGGTGTTCTTTCCTGACCCATGGCACAAAAAACGCCATCACAAACGCCGAATCATACAACCAGAGTTTGTTGAACTGCTTGTTCAGAAGCTAGAGTCTGGTGGCATTATTCATTTAGCAACAGATTGGGAAAACTACGCAGAACACATGCTAGAAGTGCTGAATGGTAGCAGTGCACTGACTAACTTATCCGCATCGGGTGACTACATTCCAAGACCTGATAGCCGACCGAAAACTAAATTTGAACGTCGCGGCGAAGGCAAAGGGCATGGCGTTTGGGACCTACAGTTTAAGGTCGCTGAATAATAAGAGAAAACGCTTCCCGAATTAGTCGAGAAGCGTATCTAAAACTGAGTTTAGAAAGCGGTGTCCTTTGGGTGTTAGTTCCCAGGTCGCCTCGTTTTCTGTTAAAAGTTCCAACTTCAGGGCTTTATCCAGTTGCTTCGATGCATGTGACGAAGGTAAGCCTGTCGTGTCCTCAAAACGTTGCTTAGAAACCGGCTCCATCAAGCGAAACTGGTTCATAAAGAACTCAAAGGTTACATCCTCTTTAGCCACTTCATTAAGTTTGTAGCGTAGTGGTTTGGTTAAATCGAGATAGCCTTTGGGGTGTTTAATTTTTTCGCAGCGAATGATGCGCTGTTCCTGTTCCAACGTTATCTTACTATGCGCGCCGCAGCCAATGCCCAGGTAGTCGCCGAACTGCCAGTAATTACGGTTATGG is drawn from Idiomarina piscisalsi and contains these coding sequences:
- the trmB gene encoding tRNA (guanosine(46)-N7)-methyltransferase TrmB; amino-acid sequence: MSHFKSAEEAAAAGKYVRTVRSFVKREGRLTKGQAGAIERQWPKMGLSLAGGMLSFKDVFNREAPVTLEIGFGMGHSLVAMAETDPERNFIGIEVHEPGVGACLMAAEEAGLSNLRVFHEDAVEVLKQCVPDKSLNCVQVFFPDPWHKKRHHKRRIIQPEFVELLVQKLESGGIIHLATDWENYAEHMLEVLNGSSALTNLSASGDYIPRPDSRPKTKFERRGEGKGHGVWDLQFKVAE
- a CDS encoding OmpA family protein gives rise to the protein MKAVNLITLSLIAAGLTAPVFAQQTQAEKDDFYLGARLGAFSADEDRVAVDNNQLFFVDDGFKTFTSGIEAGYMMTEAWEARIYYDYMEADLVGGGDAYGDSYGVDALYHFNNNIYAGLGVNNTEIGEVTDVAARATVGHRSFINDNLAWRIEGGVQRGWEEDYTEMFANIGLQWFFGGRDASPEPRPRPEPQKVAPEPKPEPKPVDSDGDGVIDANDKCANTPKDYSVDEDGCILYENETITEELLVEFDLNSSKIRDNAYDDIEEMAEFMKEHPQLDITIHGHTDSTGKAEYNQWLSEKRAKSVADALVNRYGIERSRVDSKGHGESQPKVRENSAADRQANRRIEAVLKVVNRVPKERK